In Brevundimonas sp. SGAir0440, one DNA window encodes the following:
- a CDS encoding D-alanyl-D-alanine carboxypeptidase family protein, translating to MWRSLFAFLSVCFVLTFADGARAAGPCHTNSDGWRAQGLANAESAYGMEWAPFGAAEWGWQAYLPLIQHELHTTCGPGTPIFASQLAGFQQTHGLAPTGLFDAATFQVFRGLWQERRPFVMARVGGVCPEPPPINQLGYLVASEEHADRLTRLLRRDVLDAYRRLVAAARAEVPEVRADPELLQIFSGFRDPEADAARCAQQGNCDGLRRAVCSPHRTGTAVDLYVGQAPGLGVDSTTPASREYMARSATYRWLVANAGRFGFVPYVYEPWHWEYVKPWDPSFAP from the coding sequence ATGTGGCGAAGCCTTTTTGCGTTCCTGTCCGTTTGCTTCGTTCTGACGTTTGCCGACGGCGCGCGGGCGGCCGGCCCCTGCCACACCAATTCCGACGGTTGGCGGGCGCAGGGACTGGCGAACGCTGAATCGGCCTACGGCATGGAATGGGCGCCGTTCGGGGCGGCGGAGTGGGGGTGGCAGGCCTATCTGCCGCTGATCCAGCACGAACTGCATACGACGTGCGGACCCGGCACGCCGATCTTCGCGTCGCAACTGGCGGGGTTTCAGCAGACGCATGGCCTGGCGCCGACGGGCCTGTTCGATGCGGCGACATTCCAGGTGTTTCGCGGCCTTTGGCAGGAGCGCAGGCCATTCGTCATGGCGCGCGTCGGCGGAGTCTGTCCCGAGCCGCCGCCGATCAATCAACTCGGCTATCTGGTCGCGTCCGAGGAGCATGCCGACCGTCTGACACGTCTGCTGCGCCGGGACGTCTTGGACGCCTATCGCCGGCTGGTCGCGGCCGCGCGGGCAGAGGTTCCGGAGGTGCGGGCCGATCCCGAACTGCTGCAGATCTTCTCCGGCTTCCGCGATCCCGAGGCGGACGCGGCGCGCTGTGCGCAGCAGGGCAACTGCGACGGGCTGCGCCGAGCGGTCTGCTCGCCGCATCGGACGGGCACGGCGGTCGATCTGTATGTCGGCCAGGCGCCGGGTCTGGGCGTCGATTCCACCACCCCGGCTAGTCGCGAATATATGGCGCGGTCGGCGACCTATCGCTGGCTGGTGGCGAACGCTGGGCGTTTCGGCTTTGTGCCCTATGTCTATGAGCCGTGGCACTGGGAGTATGTGAAGCCTTGGGATCCTTCGTTCGCGCCCTGA
- a CDS encoding MFS transporter, translating into MSTAAPTAPRRSNAVLAAFSGPCLPLAAFGVALPVTLPEFYATHVGLELGVVAAVFMAVRLIDIVFDPFIGWGMDKTKTRFGRYRPWMAISTPILMLSAFMMFVVVQPGAGPAYLFGWLLVLYLGFSIGTLGQLGWAAVLAPQYDQRSRVYGWWQVFNIIGVILILVLPTVVVQTGIGNYADGVRIMGWAILIALPVTIGLAMVAVPEPVNAGDQPHGGAGAYLALLKMPTVRKLLIADLLLGVAPGITGSLLFFFFGQIKGYDHSQAGLFMLFYFIAGLCGAPIWAWLATRIGKDKALAVASLIFAALYIAATLVPGGNFMLTAAAMFIAGLPYAAGLFLLRAMMADAGDEVRLETGVDRTGLMFSILSATTKIGHVVALIPYLILQVVGFKAVPGPMGNSDFSLLTLQILFILVPGLLLAAAAWVLKGYPLTPKRHDEIRLALEARDGARR; encoded by the coding sequence ATGTCCACCGCCGCGCCGACCGCGCCCCGCCGTTCCAACGCCGTGCTTGCGGCCTTCTCCGGCCCGTGCCTGCCGCTGGCGGCCTTCGGCGTCGCCCTGCCCGTCACCCTGCCGGAGTTCTACGCCACCCATGTGGGCCTGGAGCTGGGAGTCGTGGCGGCCGTCTTCATGGCCGTGCGCCTGATCGACATCGTCTTCGACCCCTTCATCGGCTGGGGCATGGACAAGACCAAGACGCGGTTCGGTCGCTATCGTCCGTGGATGGCCATTTCGACGCCGATCCTGATGCTGTCGGCCTTCATGATGTTCGTCGTGGTCCAGCCCGGCGCCGGACCGGCCTATCTGTTTGGCTGGCTGCTGGTCCTGTATCTCGGCTTCTCGATCGGCACCCTGGGCCAACTCGGCTGGGCCGCCGTGCTTGCACCGCAGTATGACCAGCGCAGCCGGGTCTATGGCTGGTGGCAGGTGTTCAACATCATCGGCGTGATCCTGATCCTAGTGCTGCCGACCGTGGTGGTTCAGACGGGCATCGGGAACTATGCTGACGGCGTGCGGATCATGGGCTGGGCCATCCTCATCGCCCTGCCCGTCACCATCGGCCTGGCCATGGTCGCCGTGCCGGAGCCCGTCAACGCGGGCGACCAGCCGCACGGCGGCGCCGGCGCCTATCTGGCTCTATTGAAGATGCCGACGGTCCGGAAGCTTCTGATCGCCGACCTGCTGCTGGGCGTCGCGCCGGGCATCACGGGATCGCTGCTGTTCTTCTTCTTCGGACAGATCAAGGGTTACGACCACAGCCAGGCCGGCCTGTTCATGTTGTTCTATTTTATCGCCGGTCTTTGCGGCGCGCCCATCTGGGCCTGGCTGGCCACGCGCATCGGCAAGGATAAGGCCCTGGCCGTCGCCAGCCTGATCTTCGCGGCCCTCTACATCGCCGCCACCCTCGTGCCCGGCGGCAACTTCATGCTGACGGCAGCCGCCATGTTCATCGCCGGCCTGCCCTATGCGGCCGGCCTGTTCCTGTTGCGCGCCATGATGGCGGACGCGGGCGACGAGGTGCGGCTGGAGACGGGCGTGGATCGCACCGGACTGATGTTCTCCATCCTGTCCGCGACGACCAAGATCGGCCACGTGGTCGCGCTGATCCCCTATCTGATCCTGCAGGTTGTTGGTTTCAAAGCCGTGCCTGGACCAATGGGCAACAGCGACTTTTCCCTGCTGACGCTCCAGATCCTGTTTATTCTGGTCCCCGGCCTGTTGCTGGCCGCCGCCGCCTGGGTGCTGAAGGGCTATCCCCTGACGCCGAAGCGGCACGATGAAATCCGCCTCGCCCTGGAAGCCCGCGACGGAGCCCGCCGTTGA
- the mazG gene encoding nucleoside triphosphate pyrophosphohydrolase has translation MERLRDPDGGCPWDVEQTFATIAPYTIEEAYEVADAIERNDLVELKGELGDLLFQVVFHARMAEEQGLFAFDDVVTAIADKLERRHPHVFGDEAQRSSKEQTVAWEAIKAAERKDRKKPGVLDDVPVGLPALTRAAKLTKRAGRVGFDWPSTDEVFDKLAEEVEELRVEIAAGDRAKAREELGDLLFVVANLARKLDVEPEDALRAANAKFVRRFGFIEAELAKDGRTPDQSGLAEMDRLWDAAKVAEKAAPEA, from the coding sequence ATGGAGCGGTTGCGCGATCCCGACGGCGGCTGCCCCTGGGACGTGGAGCAGACCTTCGCCACCATCGCGCCCTACACGATCGAGGAGGCCTATGAGGTCGCCGACGCCATCGAGCGCAACGATCTGGTCGAGCTTAAGGGCGAACTGGGCGACCTGCTGTTCCAGGTCGTCTTCCACGCCCGCATGGCTGAGGAACAGGGGCTGTTCGCCTTCGACGACGTGGTCACAGCCATCGCCGACAAGCTGGAGCGCCGCCACCCGCACGTTTTTGGTGACGAGGCCCAGCGCTCCTCGAAGGAACAGACCGTCGCCTGGGAAGCCATCAAGGCCGCCGAGCGCAAGGATCGCAAAAAGCCCGGCGTTCTCGACGACGTGCCAGTCGGCCTGCCCGCCCTGACCCGCGCCGCCAAACTGACCAAGCGCGCCGGTCGCGTCGGCTTCGACTGGCCGTCCACCGACGAGGTGTTCGACAAGCTGGCCGAAGAGGTCGAGGAGTTGCGCGTCGAGATCGCCGCCGGCGACAGGGCCAAGGCGCGTGAAGAGCTGGGGGACCTCCTGTTCGTCGTCGCCAACCTGGCGCGCAAGCTGGACGTCGAGCCCGAAGACGCCCTGCGCGCCGCCAACGCCAAGTTCGTGCGTCGCTTCGGCTTCATCGAGGCGGAACTGGCCAAGGACGGCCGTACGCCCGACCAATCGGGCCTGGCCGAGATGGACCGCCTCTGGGACGCCGCGAAGGTCGCGGAAAAGGCCGCGCCTGAAGCCTGA
- a CDS encoding HAD family phosphatase, with protein sequence MTYDLIIFDYDGVVADSEVLNSTVMAEQLTAIGLPTSLDDVLAAYTGKRWRDNRPVVEAALGRACPDDFHTTWFATCRRRAPQQLEPVPGLLDFVAARPEPRCIASSSGPDWIGVGLDLFGLTDHFDGAVFTGLVVERGKPHPDIFLHAADAMGVDPMRTLVIEDSEAGVTAGVAAGMTVVGLTAGGHVRHGHAERLTARGAHHIADSYAAVSAFMDR encoded by the coding sequence GTGACCTACGACCTGATCATCTTCGACTACGACGGCGTGGTCGCCGACAGCGAGGTGCTGAACAGCACCGTCATGGCCGAGCAACTGACCGCCATCGGCCTGCCGACCTCGCTCGACGACGTCTTGGCCGCCTATACGGGCAAGCGCTGGCGCGACAATCGGCCGGTCGTCGAGGCGGCTCTTGGTCGCGCCTGCCCTGACGACTTCCACACCACATGGTTTGCGACCTGTCGCCGGCGCGCGCCGCAGCAGCTTGAGCCTGTGCCCGGTCTGCTGGACTTCGTCGCTGCCCGACCCGAGCCCCGCTGCATCGCCTCATCCAGCGGACCCGACTGGATCGGCGTCGGCCTAGACCTGTTCGGCCTGACGGACCATTTCGACGGCGCGGTCTTCACCGGCCTGGTGGTCGAGCGCGGCAAGCCCCACCCCGACATCTTCCTGCATGCCGCCGACGCCATGGGCGTTGATCCGATGCGCACCCTGGTGATCGAAGACAGCGAGGCGGGCGTCACCGCCGGCGTCGCGGCCGGTATGACGGTCGTGGGGCTGACGGCGGGCGGCCATGTCCGCCACGGCCATGCCGAACGCCTGACGGCGCGCGGCGCACACCACATCGCCGACAGCTATGCGGCCGTGTCCGCCTTCATGGATCGCTGA
- a CDS encoding Na+/H+ antiporter — MHLIETVLLLLLAVVVSGSIARITRIALPLVQIGLGAAIVLITGKTVDLEPDIFFLLFLPPLLFLDGWRIPKEDLFRDRAVILELALGLVLFTVVGLGFLIWWMIPEMPLPVAFALAAILSPTDPIAVQAIAARAPIPKRLMHILEGESLLNDATGLTCMRIAVAAATTGAFSIGHAVGTFVWLALVGVAVGVLVTMAISYAKSFVSRRWGEDVGAQILISLLIPFAAYLVAEELHASGILAAVAAGVTMSFTERGGIVGQSMAMTRIRRSVVWDTVQFVANGIIFVILGEQMPSIMSRAAEVVAGTSRPEVWWLAVYVFGIVATLAALRFVWVWTSLKLTLFRRRHRGPPAKVGLRLTMVMSLAGVRGAITLAGILTLPFALGDGSPMPSRNLAIFLAAGVIVVSLVLATFALPRLLKNVELPPEPSHEQEEDRGRVASASAAIRAIEDASHAMAEGKSNPDLYSDIAGRIMETYRQRIETHTRTDEEDAALTRKMDDIERRLWLAGLAAEREELRRLLRARQLDEVTAKKLFRDVDLQELRYL, encoded by the coding sequence ATGCATCTGATCGAAACCGTCCTGCTTCTGCTTTTGGCCGTGGTGGTGTCGGGGTCGATCGCGCGGATCACGCGCATCGCCTTGCCGTTGGTTCAGATCGGGCTGGGCGCCGCCATCGTGCTGATCACGGGCAAGACGGTCGATCTTGAGCCGGACATCTTCTTTCTGCTGTTCCTGCCGCCGCTGCTGTTTCTGGATGGCTGGCGAATTCCCAAGGAAGACCTGTTTCGCGACCGGGCAGTCATCCTCGAGCTGGCGCTGGGGCTGGTGCTGTTCACCGTCGTCGGTCTGGGTTTCCTGATCTGGTGGATGATCCCGGAGATGCCGCTGCCGGTGGCCTTCGCCCTGGCCGCCATCCTGTCGCCGACCGATCCCATCGCGGTTCAGGCGATCGCGGCGCGGGCGCCCATCCCCAAGCGCCTGATGCATATTCTGGAAGGCGAGTCGCTATTGAACGATGCGACGGGCCTGACCTGCATGCGGATCGCGGTCGCCGCCGCGACGACGGGCGCGTTTTCGATCGGCCATGCGGTCGGCACGTTCGTTTGGCTGGCCCTGGTCGGGGTCGCCGTCGGCGTTCTGGTCACCATGGCCATTAGCTACGCCAAGAGCTTCGTCAGCCGACGCTGGGGCGAGGACGTGGGCGCGCAGATTCTGATCAGCCTGCTGATCCCGTTTGCGGCCTATCTGGTCGCGGAAGAACTGCATGCGTCCGGCATCCTGGCGGCGGTTGCGGCCGGGGTGACGATGAGCTTCACCGAACGCGGCGGCATCGTCGGGCAGTCGATGGCGATGACGCGGATCCGGCGCAGCGTCGTGTGGGACACGGTTCAGTTCGTCGCCAACGGCATCATCTTCGTGATCCTGGGCGAACAGATGCCCTCGATCATGTCGAGAGCGGCCGAGGTGGTGGCGGGCACCAGCCGGCCGGAGGTCTGGTGGCTGGCGGTCTATGTGTTCGGCATCGTCGCCACCCTGGCCGCGCTGCGGTTCGTCTGGGTTTGGACCTCGCTGAAGCTGACCCTGTTTCGCCGCCGCCATCGCGGTCCGCCGGCCAAGGTCGGTTTGCGGCTGACCATGGTGATGTCTCTGGCGGGTGTGCGGGGCGCGATCACTCTGGCGGGTATTCTGACCCTGCCGTTCGCCTTGGGCGACGGGTCGCCGATGCCGTCTCGAAACCTGGCGATCTTCCTGGCGGCCGGCGTGATCGTGGTGTCGCTGGTGTTGGCCACCTTCGCCTTGCCCCGCCTGCTCAAGAACGTCGAACTGCCGCCGGAGCCGTCGCATGAGCAGGAAGAGGATCGCGGTCGCGTCGCCTCAGCCTCCGCCGCCATCCGCGCCATCGAGGACGCCTCGCACGCCATGGCGGAGGGCAAGTCCAACCCTGACCTCTATTCCGACATCGCTGGCCGGATCATGGAGACCTATCGCCAGCGGATCGAGACCCATACCCGCACGGACGAGGAAGACGCCGCCCTGACGCGCAAGATGGACGACATCGAGCGGCGTCTGTGGCTTGCAGGGCTGGCCGCCGAGCGCGAAGAGTTACGTCGCTTGCTGAGAGCGCGTCAGCTGGACGAGGTGACGGCCAAGAAACTGTTCCGTGACGTCGATCTACAGGAACTGCGCTACCTCTGA
- the hflX gene encoding GTPase HflX: protein MTQKLIDHTVPLIRAVVIHPDRRSDSPRLASERLEEAAGLARALDLDVRAEEIVRLRSTTPATLFGTGKVEELAALVRAADAEAVIIDDALTPVQQRNLEKAWEVKVIDRTGLILEIFGRRARTKEGRLQVELARLDYERSRLVRTWTHLERQRGGTGSTGGPGETQIELDRRLIADRIVRLKSELEEVRRTRGLHRKQRQKAPFPTIALVGYTNAGKSTLFNRLTGSEVFAKDLLFATLDTTQRTIRLPQGRPAIVADTVGFISDLPHELVESFRATLEEVGEADLILHVRDIASPDSAAQAKDVEAVLKQIETPEGKTRRVLEVWNKIDLLDDEARETVLGQAERLAKDGEAVAVSAWTGEGIEPLRQIIAGLIDDDPETQLTLKPHQGDALAWLYEHGRVTARDADELGRTHVTVRLHPAALGRFERLYPDLTD from the coding sequence TTGACCCAAAAACTGATCGACCACACCGTCCCGCTGATCCGGGCGGTCGTCATTCACCCCGACCGACGCTCGGACAGTCCCCGGCTGGCGAGCGAACGGCTTGAGGAGGCGGCGGGCCTTGCCCGCGCGCTGGACCTCGACGTGCGCGCCGAAGAGATCGTGCGGCTGCGCAGCACCACGCCTGCGACCCTGTTCGGCACGGGCAAGGTCGAGGAACTGGCTGCGCTCGTGCGCGCCGCGGACGCCGAAGCCGTCATCATCGACGACGCCCTGACGCCGGTGCAGCAACGCAATCTGGAAAAGGCGTGGGAGGTGAAGGTCATCGACCGCACCGGCCTGATCCTGGAAATCTTCGGCCGTCGCGCGCGGACCAAGGAGGGGCGGCTTCAGGTTGAACTGGCGCGGCTGGATTATGAGCGATCGCGTCTGGTGCGGACCTGGACCCACCTCGAGCGGCAACGCGGCGGCACCGGTTCGACCGGCGGGCCCGGCGAAACACAGATCGAGCTGGACCGGCGTCTGATCGCCGACCGGATCGTCAGGCTGAAGTCCGAGTTGGAAGAGGTGCGGCGCACGCGCGGCCTGCACCGCAAGCAGCGTCAGAAGGCGCCGTTCCCGACCATCGCCCTGGTCGGCTACACCAACGCCGGCAAGTCGACGCTTTTCAATCGGCTGACGGGATCGGAGGTCTTCGCCAAGGATCTGCTGTTCGCCACCCTGGACACGACCCAGCGCACCATCCGGTTGCCGCAAGGGCGACCCGCCATCGTGGCGGACACCGTCGGCTTTATCTCCGACCTGCCGCACGAACTGGTCGAGAGCTTCCGCGCCACGCTGGAGGAGGTCGGCGAGGCCGATCTGATCCTGCACGTCCGCGACATCGCCTCGCCCGACAGCGCCGCCCAGGCCAAGGATGTCGAAGCCGTGCTGAAACAGATCGAGACGCCAGAGGGCAAGACGCGCCGGGTGCTGGAAGTTTGGAACAAGATCGACCTGCTGGACGATGAAGCGCGCGAGACCGTGCTGGGTCAGGCCGAACGTCTGGCGAAGGACGGTGAGGCGGTCGCCGTCTCAGCCTGGACGGGCGAAGGGATCGAGCCTCTGCGCCAGATCATCGCCGGCCTGATCGATGATGATCCCGAGACGCAGCTGACGCTGAAGCCGCATCAGGGCGACGCCCTGGCGTGGCTGTACGAACATGGTCGGGTCACGGCGCGCGATGCGGACGAGCTTGGCCGTACTCACGTCACGGTGCGGCTGCATCCTGCGGCGCTCGGGCGATTCGAGCGCCTGTATCCCGACCTGACCGACTGA
- the hfq gene encoding RNA chaperone Hfq, translating into MSQDKRQNLQDTFLNSVRKTKTPLTIFLVNGVKLQGIVTWFDNFCVLLRRDGQSQLVYKHAISTIMPSAPVQLYEPDAEED; encoded by the coding sequence ATGTCGCAAGACAAACGTCAGAACCTTCAGGACACCTTCCTCAACTCGGTCCGCAAGACCAAGACGCCGCTGACCATCTTCCTGGTAAATGGGGTTAAGTTGCAGGGCATCGTGACCTGGTTCGACAACTTCTGTGTCCTGCTGCGCCGCGATGGCCAGTCCCAGCTGGTGTACAAGCACGCCATCTCAACCATCATGCCGTCCGCGCCCGTGCAGCTGTACGAGCCCGACGCCGAAGAAGACTGA
- a CDS encoding D-amino-acid transaminase codes for MSRVAYVNGAYSAHGEAVVHIEDRGFQFADGVYEVWSVFDGRLADFEGHMSRLHRSLSELKIDIPMSAGALGVVLRETVRRNRVRNGMVYLQITRGTAPRDHGFPVDVAPSVVVTAKSMDPARNQRLAKNGAAGVTQPDIRWGRCDIKTVGLLPNVLAKQAARERGAYECLMYDDMGLITEGASTNAWIVDEHGRLRTRDIQANILRGITRAAVLDLAAAEGVELEERAFSVDEAKRAREVFVTAASAFVMPLVSLDGVKIGDGQPGPVATRLRELYLEQARRGAI; via the coding sequence ATGTCACGCGTCGCCTATGTGAACGGCGCCTACAGCGCGCATGGCGAGGCCGTGGTCCATATCGAGGATCGCGGTTTTCAGTTCGCAGACGGCGTCTATGAGGTCTGGTCTGTCTTCGACGGGCGGCTGGCCGATTTCGAAGGTCATATGAGCCGCCTGCACCGCAGTCTGAGCGAACTGAAGATCGATATTCCGATGAGCGCCGGCGCCTTGGGCGTCGTTCTGCGCGAGACCGTGCGGCGCAATCGCGTGCGCAACGGCATGGTCTATCTGCAGATTACACGCGGCACGGCGCCGCGCGATCATGGCTTTCCGGTCGATGTCGCGCCCAGCGTGGTCGTGACGGCCAAGTCGATGGATCCGGCGCGAAATCAGCGACTGGCGAAAAACGGCGCAGCCGGCGTCACCCAGCCCGATATTCGCTGGGGGCGTTGCGACATCAAGACGGTCGGTCTCTTGCCGAACGTGCTGGCCAAACAGGCGGCGCGCGAGCGCGGCGCCTATGAGTGCCTGATGTACGACGACATGGGTCTGATCACCGAAGGCGCATCGACCAATGCGTGGATCGTGGATGAGCACGGCAGGCTGAGAACGCGGGACATCCAGGCCAATATCCTGCGGGGCATCACGCGAGCGGCGGTCCTCGATCTCGCCGCCGCCGAGGGTGTCGAACTGGAAGAGCGGGCCTTCTCGGTCGACGAAGCGAAACGGGCGCGGGAGGTGTTCGTCACCGCCGCCAGCGCCTTCGTCATGCCGCTGGTTTCGCTGGACGGCGTGAAGATCGGCGACGGCCAGCCCGGCCCGGTCGCGACCCGCCTGCGAGAACTCTATCTTGAACAGGCGCGTCGAGGGGCCATTTAG
- a CDS encoding sigma-54 dependent transcriptional regulator, with amino-acid sequence MRPTGSDILVVDDEADIRDLMSGLLEDEGHAVRVAANSDEALAAIRARKPSLAILDIWMQGGGLDGLELLEVVKELDPDLPVVMISGHGNIETAVTALKRGAYDFIEKPFKSDRLVVVVERAIEAATLKRENRRLRAATMTPSGLIGRSQAAQALRSTIAKVAQANSRVLIAGPAGSGKELVARQIHEASPRARAEFVAISAAGMTPERLDVELFGEEGQDGRPRKIGVFERAHNGTLYLDEISDMPRESQSRILRVLVDQRFRRVGGEQDVQVDVRVVTSTSRDLKAEIAEGRFREDLFHRLNVVPIRVPPLSERREDIAELVEYFVDTISASQGLPKRIVGDDAVAVLQVHPWPGNIRQLRNNIERLLILATGDPAETITADMLPQEVATSNGGTANLGGERTIALPLREAREVFEREYLAAQIMRFGGNISRTAAFIGMERSALHRKLKSLGVSPARGGDEEEPA; translated from the coding sequence ATGCGACCAACCGGTTCCGACATTCTCGTTGTCGACGACGAGGCCGACATCCGCGACCTAATGTCTGGCCTGCTGGAGGACGAAGGCCATGCCGTGCGCGTCGCCGCCAACTCCGACGAGGCCTTGGCCGCGATTCGGGCCAGGAAGCCGTCGCTGGCGATCCTGGACATCTGGATGCAGGGCGGCGGGCTGGACGGGCTAGAGCTGCTGGAGGTCGTCAAGGAACTGGACCCTGACCTGCCGGTGGTGATGATTTCCGGTCACGGCAACATCGAGACGGCGGTGACGGCGCTGAAGCGCGGCGCCTATGACTTCATCGAAAAGCCGTTCAAGTCGGATCGGCTGGTCGTCGTGGTCGAACGCGCCATCGAGGCGGCGACGCTGAAGCGCGAGAACCGCCGGCTGCGCGCGGCGACCATGACGCCGTCGGGTCTGATCGGCCGATCACAGGCCGCGCAGGCCTTGCGCAGCACAATCGCCAAGGTGGCCCAGGCCAACAGTCGGGTTCTGATCGCCGGACCGGCCGGCTCGGGCAAGGAGCTGGTGGCGCGCCAGATCCACGAAGCCAGCCCGCGCGCCCGCGCCGAGTTCGTCGCGATTTCGGCCGCCGGCATGACGCCGGAACGTCTGGATGTCGAACTGTTCGGCGAGGAGGGCCAGGACGGCCGTCCGCGCAAGATCGGCGTGTTCGAACGCGCCCACAACGGCACGCTATATCTTGATGAAATCAGCGACATGCCGCGCGAGAGCCAGAGCCGCATCCTGCGTGTGCTGGTGGACCAGAGGTTCCGGCGTGTCGGCGGAGAGCAGGACGTTCAGGTCGATGTGCGCGTCGTGACCTCGACATCACGCGATCTGAAGGCCGAGATCGCAGAGGGACGTTTCCGCGAAGACCTGTTCCACCGTCTGAACGTGGTGCCGATCCGTGTCCCGCCGCTGTCGGAACGGCGCGAGGACATCGCCGAACTGGTAGAATATTTTGTCGACACGATCAGCGCTTCGCAAGGTCTGCCCAAACGCATCGTGGGGGACGATGCGGTGGCGGTGCTGCAAGTCCATCCGTGGCCCGGCAACATCCGCCAGCTGCGCAACAATATCGAGCGTCTGCTGATCCTGGCGACCGGCGATCCGGCCGAAACGATCACCGCCGACATGCTGCCGCAGGAGGTGGCGACCTCGAACGGCGGGACGGCGAACCTGGGCGGCGAACGCACCATCGCCCTGCCGCTGCGCGAGGCGCGCGAGGTGTTCGAGCGCGAGTATCTGGCGGCGCAGATCATGCGGTTCGGCGGCAATATCTCGCGCACCGCCGCCTTCATCGGCATGGAGCGATCGGCCCTGCACAGAAAGCTGAAGTCGCTGGGCGTCTCGCCCGCGCGCGGCGGCGATGAGGAAGAGCCGGCCTGA